The DNA region CCTGAACGCCTTCGGCTTCTGGCTGACCGCGTTTGGCGGCATCGTCCTGTACCTGAGCCTGCTGGAAGGCCCGCCCGACGCGGGTTGGTTCGCCTACGCGCCGCTGTCCGAGCGCCCCTTCAGCTCCAGCCTGGGCACCGACTTCTGGGCCGCCGCGCTGCTGATGATGGGCATGGGAACTACGTTGACGGCGCTGAACATCATCATTACCACCGCGCGTTACCGCGCCGTGGGCATGGGCCTGTGGAAGATGCCGCTGTTCTCGTGGATGGTCTTCGTCAACAGCTTCATCATTGCCTTTGCCCTGCCCTCGCTGAGTGCGGCTTTAATCATGCTGGAGGTAGACAGAGCTTTAGGCGGACGCTTCTTTCAGGGTGGCGGAAGTCCGGTGCTGTGGCAACACTATTTCTGGCTGTTCGGCCACCCAGAGGTCTACATCATGGTGCTTCCGGCCTGGGGCATCATCAGCGAGGTCATCCCGGTCTTCTCGCGCAAGCCGATCTTCGGCTACGAATTCGTGGCCGGGTCCACGGTGGCGATTGCCGTGCTGAGTTTTGCGGTGTACGCCCACCACATGTTCGCGGTGGGCTTCGCACGTCCAGTGAATCTGGCCTTCGCCGCCAGCACCATGCTGATTGCCATTCCCACCGGAATTAAAGTGACCAACTGGGTGGCGACGCTGTGGAAGGGCAGCATCCGCATGACCGTACCGATGATGTACGCCATCGCCTTTATCGTGCAGTTCACCTTCGGCGGCATCACCGGGGTCAGCTTCGCGGTGCTGCCCATTGACTGGCAACTGACCGACAGTTACTACGTGGTGGCGCATTTTCATTACGTGTTGATGGGCGGCACACTGTTCGCGCTGCTGTCGGGCCTGCACTTCTACTTTCCCAAGATGACCGGACGGATGCTCAGCGAGGGCTTCGGCAAGCCTGCTTTCTGGATGATCACGCTGGGCTTCAACGGCGTCTTTCTGGTGCAGCACGCGCTGGGCATGATGGGGATGCCCCGCCGCGTCTACACCTACCCCGACTTGCCTGGCTGGGGAGCGCTGAACATGTTCTCCACGGTCAGCGCCTTCGTGCTGGGGCTGGGACTGGTGCTGACCCTGATCAACATCGTGATCAGTTGGCGGATAGGCCGCGTGGCGGGCGACAACCCCTGGCAAGCCTGGACGCTGGAATGGGCCACCACCAGCCCGCCGCCCAAGGGGAATTTCGTGCGCCTGCCGCCAATCAAATCCAGCCGCCCGCTGTGGGATCTGGCGCACCCGGAAGACCCGGATCACCAGCGCCCGACGCGCCATGACCAGCAGGGCAAGGGCCACATTCGCCTGGAGGAGAAGGACCATGAGCAGTAAGCCGTCCTCCATCCCACTGATTCCCAGCGTGTCGCAATCCCTGGATGTGTCGGCCCTGCCGCTGCCGCCCGAACATATGGACGCCAGTCCCCGCAGCAACGGCTTCTGGGGCATGGCGGTGTTTCTGGTGACGGACACGGTCATTTTCCTGCTGCTGCTGGTGGCGAACATCTACCTGCGGCGCTACTCGCAGGGGCCAGCACAGGGCGCGTTGGACCCCGGCACGACGATCTGGTTCAGCCTGGGGTTGTGGGCTTCTAGCGGCGCGCTGGTGCTGGCCGACTCCTTCAGGAAGCAGGCGAAAGTCTCTGGCCTTCTGTATCTGCTCACCGCCGCGCTGGGCTTCGTCTTTTTGTACGGTCAGGCGCAGGAATACCTCAAATTGAACGCGCAGGGCGCGACGGTGGACGCCGATCTGTTCTTCACGGGCTTCTACACCCTGACCGGGTTGCACGGTTTGCATGTTGCCTTCGGTGCGCTGGCCCTGCTGGTGACGGGCGTGCTGCGCTTCCGGGGTCTGCTGGATGGGCGGCGCGAGGGCTTCACGGCGGCGTTGGGCCTGTACTGGCATTTTGTGGACGCGGTGTGGGTGGTGCTGTTTTTGCTGCTGTACGTGTGGGGGGGGCCATGAGGCGGGTATGTCTGATCGGCGCGTTGGTTGCCGTCCTCAGCGCCGCGCTGTTCTACGCCTCCGGCATGGGCATGCGCCCTGGCAGTTTCAGCCTGCATATGGGCGCACATCTGCTTCTCTCGCTGGGGGCCGCGCCTCTGCTGATTCTGGCGTTTCCGATGTGGCGTCCGCACATCAGCGGACCACTGGCGTTTCTGGCCCTCAACGTCGTGACGTATGGCGTCCATCTTCCCGCCGTCTACACACGGCTGATGACCCCTGGCGGAATGCTGATTGAAAGCCTGCTGTTTCTGGGCGCGGGCCTGCTGTTCTGGGCGCGGGTGGCGCGGGGCGGGTTGGGCGCGGCATTGCTGCTGCTGGCCCAGATGGCCGCCTGTGCGCTGCTGGGCGCGGCCATTACCTTCAGCCGCGACGCCTACGCCATGACCCTTCCCGACGACACCGCGCTGGGCGGCGTGCTGATGTGGGTGGTGGGCGGCTTTGTGGTGATGGCGGCGGCGTTCTACCACTTCATGCTGGTGTTGAAAACTGCGGAGACGAGAAATGAACAGACTGTCTAAGTTGCTGGCCCCGCTGCTGCGCGTGCTGGGCTTTCCGATGTACTGGCTGCTGCGCCGACTGGGCTACCTGCCACTTGAACCGGAACCCGCATTCATCCCCGCTCCAGACCGCCAACCGCTGCCTGACGATGTGCTGCTGCCTCCCGGCTGGACGCGCCCGCGTGAAATGGCCGAGGCCAACCCAACGCTCGCGCCCGTGCTGCTGGCTTTTGGGCTGGCGGGGACGGCGCTGGGGCTGCTGGTTTCCGCATGGGGAATTATTGGGCTGGGCGTGGTGGTGGCTTTTCTGGGCGGCGGAATGTGGGCCTGGGACAGCTTTCAGGCCACGGTTCAGCCCGCTGGCCCGCAGGAGGAAACATGAGCGACACGCACGCCAGTTCTGACACGGCAGGTCAGGACGACACGCAGGAACCCTCCCGCCGCAAGCTGCTCATTGGCCTCAGCCTGGGATCTGGGGTGCTGGCCGCCGCCGCAGCGGGCTATCCGATAGCGAAGGCTGTGCTTGATCCCGCTTTTCAGAAGGGGGGCCGGGGCGACTGGCAGACGGTGGGCCAATTGACCGACTTTCCCCTTTGGAAAACGGTGCTGGTCACATTCATCCGGCCCGGCGCGCGCAGTTTCGGCGGCGATATTAAGAAAGACACCGCTTACCTGACCCGGCGGCCCGGCGACTGGCTGGCGCTGCACAACGTCTGTATGCATCTGGGTTGCCCAGTGCGCCATCAGGAGGGGTCCGGGCTGTACTTCTGCCCCTGTCACGGCGGGGTTTACAACGCGGAGGGCATCAACGTGGCCGGGCCGCCGCGCATTCCGCTGCAGCGGATAGGGGTGCGCGTGGAAGGTCAGGACGTGCAACTCCAGAGCGCCGCCATGCCGTTGCCCACGCTGACGTGGCCGGGCGGTGACTCGTGAGCAACCCGGCGCAGTCTCAGCAAAAGAAGGGAGACGAGGCGAACGACACGCCGCCCGCCGTCACTGAGAAGAAGTACGGTTTATTTCTCGGTTGGATTGAAGACCGCACCGGACTGATCAGCCGCCTGAACACCGTGGCGGGCCACCGGGTGCCGAAGCGCAGCAAATGGGCTTTCGTGTTCGGCAGCGCCACCCTGTTCGCTTTCATCCTGCAAGTGGTCACGGGCATCACGCTGGCGATGTTCTTTGAGCCGTCCAGCGCCACGGCGTACCAGAGTCTCCAGCGCATCTCCACCCCAGGCACCGCCGAGGCGATGGTGCGCGGGCTGCACTATTTCGGCGCGTCATTGATGGTGGTGATGATGGGCATTCACCTGATCCGCGTGTACCTCTCGGCGGCCTATAAA from Deinococcus sp. AJ005 includes:
- the ctaD gene encoding cytochrome c oxidase subunit I, giving the protein MTTAPVPVETASAPLSRPRNLTRWLSTTDHKDIGMMYLALGALFFLIGGVEVLIMRLQLARPGNTLLEATTYNEFFTLHGTTMIFLAVMPMLLGFSNYLLPLQIGAKDMAFPRLNAFGFWLTAFGGIVLYLSLLEGPPDAGWFAYAPLSERPFSSSLGTDFWAAALLMMGMGTTLTALNIIITTARYRAVGMGLWKMPLFSWMVFVNSFIIAFALPSLSAALIMLEVDRALGGRFFQGGGSPVLWQHYFWLFGHPEVYIMVLPAWGIISEVIPVFSRKPIFGYEFVAGSTVAIAVLSFAVYAHHMFAVGFARPVNLAFAASTMLIAIPTGIKVTNWVATLWKGSIRMTVPMMYAIAFIVQFTFGGITGVSFAVLPIDWQLTDSYYVVAHFHYVLMGGTLFALLSGLHFYFPKMTGRMLSEGFGKPAFWMITLGFNGVFLVQHALGMMGMPRRVYTYPDLPGWGALNMFSTVSAFVLGLGLVLTLINIVISWRIGRVAGDNPWQAWTLEWATTSPPPKGNFVRLPPIKSSRPLWDLAHPEDPDHQRPTRHDQQGKGHIRLEEKDHEQ
- a CDS encoding heme-copper oxidase subunit III, with translation MSSKPSSIPLIPSVSQSLDVSALPLPPEHMDASPRSNGFWGMAVFLVTDTVIFLLLLVANIYLRRYSQGPAQGALDPGTTIWFSLGLWASSGALVLADSFRKQAKVSGLLYLLTAALGFVFLYGQAQEYLKLNAQGATVDADLFFTGFYTLTGLHGLHVAFGALALLVTGVLRFRGLLDGRREGFTAALGLYWHFVDAVWVVLFLLLYVWGGP
- a CDS encoding cytochrome c oxidase assembly protein; this encodes MRRVCLIGALVAVLSAALFYASGMGMRPGSFSLHMGAHLLLSLGAAPLLILAFPMWRPHISGPLAFLALNVVTYGVHLPAVYTRLMTPGGMLIESLLFLGAGLLFWARVARGGLGAALLLLAQMAACALLGAAITFSRDAYAMTLPDDTALGGVLMWVVGGFVVMAAAFYHFMLVLKTAETRNEQTV
- a CDS encoding ubiquinol-cytochrome c reductase iron-sulfur subunit, encoding MSDTHASSDTAGQDDTQEPSRRKLLIGLSLGSGVLAAAAAGYPIAKAVLDPAFQKGGRGDWQTVGQLTDFPLWKTVLVTFIRPGARSFGGDIKKDTAYLTRRPGDWLALHNVCMHLGCPVRHQEGSGLYFCPCHGGVYNAEGINVAGPPRIPLQRIGVRVEGQDVQLQSAAMPLPTLTWPGGDS